One Pyrus communis chromosome 13, drPyrComm1.1, whole genome shotgun sequence genomic window carries:
- the LOC137713021 gene encoding probable auxin efflux carrier component 1b — MISFTDLYHVLTAVVPLYVAMILAYGSVKWWKIFSPDQCSGINRFVALFAVPLLSFHFISTNNPYAMNYRFIAADTLQKVIVLLVLAVWSRTSARGSLEWSITLFSLSTLPNTLVMGIPLLKGMYGDASGTLMVQIVVLQCIIWYTLMLFLFEYRGARLLIGEQFPDTAGSIISFRVDSDIISLDGKEPLQTEAEVGEDGKLHVTVRKSTSSRSEIYSRRSHGPNSGVSLTPRPSNLTNAEIYSLQSSRNPTPRGSSFNHTDFYSMVNGKNMSNASPRQSNYGNVGFDEEARGVGGPRGAANVGSLGYPAPPSAGIFSPVTGPAAGAKKQPNGTDGGKDLHMFVWSSSASPVSEGGIHVFRGGEYGNELAGVAALHKDYDEFGRDEFSFDNRPASNGADREGPVLSKLGSSSTTELHPKTANGGESKTTAMPPASVMTRLILIMVWRKLIRNPNTYSSLIGLTWSLVSYKWQIVMPAIVARSIAILSDAGLGMAMFSLGLFMALQPRMIACGNTVASFAMAVRFLTGPAVMAAASIAVGLRGVLLHIAIVQAALPQGIVPFVFAKEYNVHPDILSTGVIFGMLIALPITLVYYILLGL; from the exons ATGATCAGTTTCACAGACCTGTACCACGTCCTCACCGCCGTTGTGCCGCTGTACGTGGCCATGATCTTAGCCTACGGCTCCGTGAAATGGTGGAAGATCTTCAGCCCCGACCAATGCTCCGGCATCAACCGCTTCGTCGCTCTGTTTGCAGTTCCTCTGCTCTCCTTCCACTTCATCTCCACCAACAACCCCTATGCCATGAACTACAGGTTCATAGCGGCTGACACGCTTCAGAAAGTCATCGTCCTGTTGGTCCTAGCCGTGTGGTCGAGAACCAGCGCCAGAGGCTCTCTCGAGTGGTCCATCACTCTTTTCTCCCTCTCCACTCTGCCCAACACTCTAGTCATGGGGATACCCCTTCTGAAGGGCATGTACGGTGACGCCTCCGGCACCCTCATGGTCCAAATCGTCGTCCTCCAGTGCATCATTTGGTACACTCTTATGCTGTTCCTCTTCGAGTACAGAGGCGCTCGCCTCCTCATTGGTGAACAGTTCCCGGACACCGCCGGCTCCATCATTTCCTTCAGGGTCGATTCGGACATCATTTCCTTGGACGGAAAAGAGCCGTTGCAGACAGAGGCCGAGGTCGGAGAAGACGGGAAGCTCCATGTCACAGTCAGAAAATCGACGAGCTCTCGCTCCGAAATATACTCCAGAAGATCCCACGGACCCAACTCCGGCGTGTCCTTAACCCCAAGGCCTTCTAATCTCACCAATGCTGAGATTTACAGCCTTCAGTCTTCGCGAAACCCGACTCCCAGAGGCTCGAGCTTTAACCACACTGATTTCTACTCCATGGTGAACGGGAAAAACATGAGCAATGCGAGTCCGAGGCAGTCGAATTACGGGAATGTGGGGTTTGATGAGGAGGCTAGAGGAGTTGGGGGGCCCAGAGGAGCAGCAAATGTGGGGAGTTTGGGGTATCCGGCGCCTCCCAGTGCCGGGATATTCTCTCCGGTGACCGGACCCGCCGCTGGGGCAAAGAAGCAACCCAATGGCACCGATGGTGGCAAAGACCTACACATGTTTGTTTGGAGCTCAAGCGCTTCGCCTGTGTCGGAAGGAGGCATTCATGTTTTCAGAGGAGGAGAATATGGCAATGAACTTGCTGGGGTTGCTGCTCTCCACAAAG ATTATGATGAGTTTGGCCGAGATGAGTTCAGCTTCGACAACAGGCCGGCTTCAAATGGGGCTGATCGGGAAGGTCCGGTGCTTTCCAAGTTGGGTTCGAGCTCCACCACTGAACTCCACCCCAAGACAGCCAATGGTGGTGAATCAAAGACCACAGCCATGCCGCCTGCTAGCGTTATGACCCGACTCATTCTTATTATGGTGTGGCGAAAACTGATTAGGAATCCAAACACTTACTCCAGCCTCATTGGCCTCACCTGGTCTCTGGTCTCCTACAA GTGGCAAATTGTTATGCCTGCAATTGTAGCCCGTTCGATAGCCATTCTGTCTGATGCAGGTCTTGGAATGGCCATGTTTAGTCTTG GCTTGTTCATGGCTTTACAACCACGGATGATTGCTTGCGGAAATACAGTTGCTTCCTTTGCTATGGCAGTTCGATTCCTCACTGGGCCGGCTGTCATGGCTGCGGCCTCAATTGCTGTTGGACTGCGAGGTGTTTTGTTGCACATTGCCATTGTACAG GCAGCTCTTCCACAAGGGATTGTTCCGTTTGTCTTTGCCAAGGAATACAATGTTCATCCTGACATACTAAGCACCGG GGTTATCTTCGGAATGCTAATCGCTCTTCCGATCACATTAGTTTACTACATCTTGCTAGGGCTTTGA